From Pseudomonas hefeiensis, one genomic window encodes:
- a CDS encoding CoA transferase subunit A produces MAEILSLHDAVKQFVNDGDTVALEGFTHLIPTAAGHEIIRQGKKDLTLVRMTPDLIYDQLIGAGCARKLIFSWGGNPGVGSLHRLRDAVEKQWPHPLEIEEHSHADLANAYVAGASGLPFAVLRAYAGSDLPKVNPLIKSVTCPFTGEVLAAVPSVRPDVTVIHAQKADRKGNVLLWGILGVQKEAALAAKRCIVTVEEIVDDLNAPMNACVLPTWALSAVCHVPGGAHPSYAHGYTERDNRFYQAWDPIARDRETFTAWINEYIHATKDFSEFQARLAATSQVK; encoded by the coding sequence ATGGCTGAAATCCTTTCGCTGCACGACGCAGTGAAGCAATTCGTCAATGACGGCGATACCGTCGCGCTCGAAGGCTTCACTCACTTGATTCCGACGGCGGCGGGTCATGAAATCATTCGCCAGGGCAAGAAAGACCTGACCCTGGTGCGGATGACGCCTGACCTGATCTACGATCAGTTGATCGGTGCCGGTTGTGCTCGCAAGCTGATCTTCTCCTGGGGCGGCAATCCTGGGGTGGGCTCCCTGCACCGGCTGCGCGATGCGGTAGAAAAGCAATGGCCGCACCCGCTGGAAATCGAAGAGCACAGCCATGCCGACCTGGCCAATGCCTACGTCGCCGGGGCCTCGGGCCTGCCATTCGCGGTGCTGCGGGCCTACGCCGGCTCCGACCTGCCAAAGGTCAATCCGCTGATCAAAAGCGTGACCTGCCCCTTCACCGGGGAAGTGCTGGCTGCCGTGCCATCCGTGCGCCCGGACGTTACGGTGATCCACGCTCAAAAAGCCGACCGCAAGGGCAACGTCCTGTTGTGGGGCATTCTCGGGGTGCAGAAAGAAGCCGCCCTGGCTGCCAAGCGCTGCATCGTCACCGTGGAAGAGATTGTCGATGACCTGAACGCGCCAATGAACGCCTGCGTGCTGCCGACCTGGGCGTTAAGCGCGGTGTGCCACGTACCGGGCGGCGCTCATCCTTCTTACGCGCACGGCTACACCGAACGTGACAACCGTTTCTACCAGGCGTGGGATCCGATCGCCCGGGACCGTGAGACTTTTACCGCATGGATCAACGAATACATCCACGCAACGAAAGATTTCAGTGAATTCCAGGCCCGACTGGCTGCCACTTCGCAGGTGAAATAA